A single genomic interval of Cellvibrio sp. PSBB023 harbors:
- a CDS encoding PA3496 family putative envelope integrity protein, with protein sequence MSVDVESPDTDLISDSIETDDEEATPKLTGKEASQHTLEMRRKIEDRLERRRIKDQLGYDDISDLDF encoded by the coding sequence ATGTCAGTTGATGTAGAGTCACCGGATACTGATCTTATAAGTGATAGCATCGAAACCGATGATGAAGAGGCAACACCAAAACTGACTGGCAAAGAAGCCAGCCAGCACACCTTGGAAATGCGTCGCAAAATCGAAGATCGCTTGGAGCGTCGTCGCATTAAGGATCAGCTCGGATACGACGATATTTCTGATCTGGATTTTTAG
- a CDS encoding ATP-dependent zinc protease yields the protein MAKKQAEVIGWREWVGLPDFGIAAIKAKVDTGARTSALHAYYVTPFEKDGKPWVRFGLHPLQQDSLTCIECEAPVKDVRQVTDSGGHSEERVVIETCLRINGLEMPIEVTLTDRENMRFRMLLGRSALKKGFWVDSSKSFLLGGSKDQPLMSAL from the coding sequence GTGGCAAAAAAACAAGCGGAAGTCATTGGCTGGCGCGAGTGGGTTGGCCTGCCAGATTTTGGTATTGCTGCCATTAAGGCAAAAGTGGATACCGGTGCACGCACCAGCGCTTTGCACGCCTACTATGTCACGCCGTTTGAAAAGGATGGCAAGCCCTGGGTCAGGTTCGGTTTGCACCCCCTGCAACAGGACAGCCTCACCTGTATTGAATGCGAGGCACCGGTAAAAGACGTACGGCAAGTCACCGACTCTGGCGGTCACAGTGAAGAGCGGGTAGTGATTGAAACCTGCCTGCGTATTAATGGCCTGGAAATGCCCATCGAGGTCACTCTCACTGACCGCGAAAATATGCGCTTCCGTATGCTGCTGGGGCGCAGTGCACTCAAAAAAGGGTTTTGGGTGGATAGCAGCAAATCATTTTTACTCGGCGGCTCCAAAGACCAGCCGCTGATGTCTGCACTCTAG